A stretch of Lathyrus oleraceus cultivar Zhongwan6 chromosome 6, CAAS_Psat_ZW6_1.0, whole genome shotgun sequence DNA encodes these proteins:
- the LOC127094373 gene encoding T-complex protein 1 subunit epsilon-like → MALEFLVRGAKATRLTCTDQSQKKTKHKIDIDTVEKFQTLRKQEQKHFDDMVQQCKDVGATLVICKRGFDGEANHLLMHTNLPAVRWVGGVELELIAIATSGRIVPRFQELTAGKLGKVGIVREKACGTAKDRMLYIEYCANSKDNITDPTEVEALKAIKERIATNEFELVRKFGTRNWQLSLYGKIEVHVEQNNWEYSKGNWQYQISSPPAIKWKSINRFTAR, encoded by the exons ATGGCTCTGGAATTCctagttcgcggcgcgaaggcca CACGCTTAACCTGCACAGACCAAAGCCAAAAAAAAACCAAGCATAAGATTGATATTGACACAGTGGAGAAGTTTCAGACTTTAAGGAAGCAGGAGCAGAAACATTTTGATGACATGGTTCAACAATGCAAGGATGTAGGCGCAACCCTTGTTATTTGCAAAAGGGGTTTTGATGGTGAAGCAAATCATCTCTTGATGCACACGAACTTGCCAGCTGTTAGGTGGGTTGGTGGTGTTGAGTTGGAATTGATTGCCATAGCAACAAGTGGAAGAATTGTTCCCAGGTTCCAGGAATTAACTGCAGGAAAGTTAGGAAAGGTTGGTATCGTCAGAGAGAAAGCATGTGGAACAGCTAAAGACCGGATGTTGTACATTGAGTACTGTGCTAATTCAAAG GATAATATCACTGACCCTACCGAAGTTGAAGCATTAAAAGCCATAAAAGAAAG AATTGCAACTAATGAATTTGAGCTTGTCCGGAAATTTGGTACCAGAAATTGGCAGCTTAGCTTATATGGAAAGATTGAAGTTCATGTGGAACAAAATAATTGGGAGTATTCCAAAGGAAATTGGCAATATCAAATCTCTAGTCCTCCTGCTATTAAATGGAAATCTATTAACAGGTTCACTGCCAGATGA